The Ascaphus truei isolate aAscTru1 chromosome 18, aAscTru1.hap1, whole genome shotgun sequence genome window below encodes:
- the BLOC1S6 gene encoding biogenesis of lysosome-related organelles complex 1 subunit 6 isoform X1 yields the protein MEEEGKSDGIAGGSNRLTLMHNAAAGASNDTIDEGLAEEPITLNSRAVEQLSEGLITHYLPNLQASKLSLQELTQNQVVLLDTLDQEISKFKECNSILDINALFSEAKYYHNKLVNIRKEMMMLHDKTSKLKRRALKLQQKKQEENLKEEQQRERELERERQLTAKPAKRT from the exons ATGGAGGAAGAAGGGAAGAGTGATGGGATAGCAGGAGGCAGCAACAGACTGACCCTAATGCACAATGCTGCAG CAGGCGCAAGCAATGATACGATCGATGAAGGATTGGCAGAAGAACCGATAACGCTAAACTCGAGAGCTGTGGAGCAATTGAGTGAAGGCCTCATTACTCACTATTTGCCTAATCTCCAGGCTTCAAAGCTGTCCTTACAGGAACTCAC GCAAAATCAGGTGGTATTACTAGACACACTCGACCAAGAGATCTCAAAATTTAAAGAGTGTAATTCCATTCTTGATATCAATGCTTTG TTTTCAGAAGCTAAGTATTACCACAACAAGTTAGTGAATATTAGGAAAGAAATGATGATGCTTCATGACAAGACATCGAAATTAAAA AGAAGAGCATTGAAATTGCAGCAAAAGAAGCAGGAGGAGAATCTCAAAGAAGAACAGCAACGAGAACGGGagcttgaaagagagagacagctgaCGGCTAAGCCAGCAAAACGGACATGA
- the BLOC1S6 gene encoding biogenesis of lysosome-related organelles complex 1 subunit 6 isoform X3 → MEEEGKSDGIAGGSNRLTLMHNAAAGASNDTIDEGLAEEPITLNSRAVEQLSEGLITHYLPNLQASKLSLQELTQNQVVLLDTLDQEISKFKECNSILDINALRRALKLQQKKQEENLKEEQQRERELERERQLTAKPAKRT, encoded by the exons ATGGAGGAAGAAGGGAAGAGTGATGGGATAGCAGGAGGCAGCAACAGACTGACCCTAATGCACAATGCTGCAG CAGGCGCAAGCAATGATACGATCGATGAAGGATTGGCAGAAGAACCGATAACGCTAAACTCGAGAGCTGTGGAGCAATTGAGTGAAGGCCTCATTACTCACTATTTGCCTAATCTCCAGGCTTCAAAGCTGTCCTTACAGGAACTCAC GCAAAATCAGGTGGTATTACTAGACACACTCGACCAAGAGATCTCAAAATTTAAAGAGTGTAATTCCATTCTTGATATCAATGCTTTG AGAAGAGCATTGAAATTGCAGCAAAAGAAGCAGGAGGAGAATCTCAAAGAAGAACAGCAACGAGAACGGGagcttgaaagagagagacagctgaCGGCTAAGCCAGCAAAACGGACATGA
- the BLOC1S6 gene encoding biogenesis of lysosome-related organelles complex 1 subunit 6 isoform X2, translated as MEEEGKSDGIAGGSNRLTLMHNAAAGASNDTIDEGLAEEPITLNSRAVEQLSEGLITHYLPNLQASKLSLQELTQNQVVLLDTLDQEISKFKECNSILDINALFSEAKYYHNKLVNIRKEMMMLHDKTSKLKTLPPAFRHSKTP; from the exons ATGGAGGAAGAAGGGAAGAGTGATGGGATAGCAGGAGGCAGCAACAGACTGACCCTAATGCACAATGCTGCAG CAGGCGCAAGCAATGATACGATCGATGAAGGATTGGCAGAAGAACCGATAACGCTAAACTCGAGAGCTGTGGAGCAATTGAGTGAAGGCCTCATTACTCACTATTTGCCTAATCTCCAGGCTTCAAAGCTGTCCTTACAGGAACTCAC GCAAAATCAGGTGGTATTACTAGACACACTCGACCAAGAGATCTCAAAATTTAAAGAGTGTAATTCCATTCTTGATATCAATGCTTTG TTTTCAGAAGCTAAGTATTACCACAACAAGTTAGTGAATATTAGGAAAGAAATGATGATGCTTCATGACAAGACATCGAAATTAAAA ACTCTTCCCCCAGCATTCAGACATTCAAAAACTCCATGA